From the Solanum stenotomum isolate F172 chromosome 4, ASM1918654v1, whole genome shotgun sequence genome, one window contains:
- the LOC125862927 gene encoding chloroplastic lipocalin codes for MFCYNLVAQQSPPILVQSQYPSKPRGLPVKVVSACCTECPIFSEVEVKHVISGLAASILCLSPSNMAFAADPPHYNSVFQLANVADSMPTLPLEKGNDGEKLMMMRGMTAKDFDPIRYSGRWFEVASLKRGFAGQGQEDCHCTQGIYTVDMNAPAIQVDTFCVHGGPDGYITGIRGRVQCLNEEDKEKDETDLERQEMIREKCYLRFPTLPFIPKEPYDVIATDYDNFALVSGAKDKSFVQIYSRTPNPGPEFIEKYKNYLASFGYDPSKIKDTPQDCEVKTTSQLSAMMSMSGMQQALNNQFPDLELRRPVQFNPFTSVFETLKKLAELYFK; via the exons ATGTTTTGCTACAATTTAGTGGCCCAACAATCACCTCCAATTTTGGTTCAATCACAGTATCCATCAAAACCCAG GGGGTTGCCTGTGAAAGTGGTGTCTGCCTGCTGCACTGAATGTCCTATATTTAGTGAGGTTGAGGTTAAACATGTCATTTCAGGTCTTGCGGCATCGATCCTATGTCTCTCTCCAAGTAACATG GCTTTTGCAGCAGACCCTCCTCATTACAACAGTGTGTTCCAACTTGCAAATGTTGCAGACAGCATGCCAACACTTCCATTGGAGAAGGGAAATGATGGTGAAAAGCTGATGATGATGCGAGGCATGACAGCGAAAGACTTTGATCCAATCAGGTATTCTGGAAGATGGTTTGAAGTAGCTTCCCTTAAACGTGGATTTGCTGGACAAGGTCAAGAAGATTGCCACTGCACACAG GGCATTTACACTGTTGATATGAATGCACCTGCTATCCAAGTAGACACATTTTGCGTTCATGGAGGACCCGATGGCTACATTACAGGCATAAGGGGAAGGGTTCAATGCCTTAATGAGGAGGATAAGGAGAAAGATGAGACTGATCTAGAAAGGCAAGAAATGATTAGGGAAAAGTGTTACCTTAGGTTTCCTACACTGCCGTTCATCCCCAAGGAGCCTTATGATGTGATTGCAACTGATTATGATAACTTCGCACTGGTTTCTGGAGCTAAAGATAAAAGCTTCGTTCAG ATATACTCGAGAACGCCTAATCCAGGACCAGAATTTATTGAGAAGTACAAAAACTACTTGGCAAGTTTCGGATATGATCCGAGCAAAATCAAAGACACTCCACAAGACTGTGAGGTAAAGACTACCAGTCAGCTATCAGCAATGATGTCCATGTCCGGAATGCAACAAGCTCTAAACAACCAATTTCCTGATTTAGAGTTGAGACGCCCTGTTCAATTCAACCCATTCACAAGCGTTTTCGAAACTCTCAAGAAACTTGCTGAGCTTTATTTCAAGTAG